Below is a window of Lytechinus variegatus isolate NC3 chromosome 4, Lvar_3.0, whole genome shotgun sequence DNA.
TTGTCAAGATACCGATCACTGTAGACTCCACAACGCAAGGCaaacaaaaaggaaagaaaaataaatcaaaaaacAATAACGGAGATGAGGGTGTTAAATCAATAAAACAGCATGTAATCAAAGcaacataaaattcaccattcGGGATATACTTAATTTAACGCATTTTAAGTTGGGAATGATAATGAATGTCTTCATTAAGAGCCTAACAAATTCAGCCATTGTGCTGCGAACAATATATTAAATGAAAGTTCAAATGAACCAATGGTATCGATCAAAATTGAGAATACAAAATATCAACAGAGACTTAGATCCCGAACTGACCTGTACGTCATTGACGAAGTCCTCGCCCTTCACGTCAAGAAGCCACTTGCATGTAGGAAAGTTTCTTGCATGCTCGCACCAAGGTTCATCATCTTCCTCCCAGCATTCAATACCACCACCGCAATAGAAACATCTAGTCCTGTCATCAGGACCTGCAAAGTTGAACagttaaaataattgtaatacaTGCTTGCGgaaagtagaagtagtagtccCTGAGTGGGGAAGGGGTAATAGCAATATAACAAGGTATAACGTGTTTAATGTAGCTGGAGAGGTGATAGGGTATAGGCACCCCAAactaaaaaacacacacacacacacaacaaaaaCTTTAAATCATCTGTGACGCCCATTATTCATTAAAAGGAGATaattaattgtaaataattGATAATCATATAGCGTGTATTAATAAAACACCTTGTTTTAATGCTCTATTACTTTATCGTCATACCATTTTTGAAAAATCCAGCGTTGGCCAGCCACCTTAGGGATGAGGAAGGCAGTTTGAATTCGTCTGACCACTTATCACGGAAGGTGTCGAGTCTATCGAGTTCCCCCGAATGTTCAGGGTATTTAGCTAACATGGCTAATGTCAGCCTTCCAGAGAAAGATGTTCCACAGAAAGCGTCTACATAATCATCTGGAGTGATCAAGTTACTGGTATCGGATGGATCCACTACCACTTCTCCATCAGTTTCACTCTTTGACTGAAGGGACTTCTTCATTTCATTCCACATTTCAATCGTAATATTAAACTTCTCCTCATTTTTCACCATCTTACATAGTGAATTCTTCTCTTCATGTCGACCCTTAGCGGTTTGTCCCTTTTCCCACTTATCAAGTCGGACTCTGCAGGAGAAGCATTCCACGAAGTCAAATATCCCAAGGTAG
It encodes the following:
- the LOC121412466 gene encoding baculoviral IAP repeat-containing protein 7-B-like — its product is MAVNTTVPHASVRGKFKARYDLQKMRFEVERIKTFKTWSKSCPIRPAPLAKAGFFYLGIFDFVECFSCRVRLDKWEKGQTAKGRHEEKNSLCKMVKNEEKFNITIEMWNEMKKSLQSKSETDGEVVVDPSDTSNLITPDDYVDAFCGTSFSGRLTLAMLAKYPEHSGELDRLDTFRDKWSDEFKLPSSSLRWLANAGFFKNGPDDRTRCFYCGGGIECWEEDDEPWCEHARNFPTCKWLLDVKGEDFVNDVQDYFKNNKTREEEEMNSRDTSTASALNPQNTPASAPNKTEQVSGYDLVMMMGSPTMRIILKTGFDAALVCRVLEEQLRQTGIDFSSSDNFIKALEAAEKTNPKSPVPNIEMQVNNSKMCTIG